In Cetobacterium somerae ATCC BAA-474, the genomic stretch AAAGTTCTAGAAAAGAAATGAAAAAATATATAGAATTAATTGAAGTTGGAGAAGAAAAAGATATATAAAAAAGGATGAAGAAAAAATTCTTCATCCTTTTATTTTTTTACATAAACATGCTAACTCCAGGTCCAATAGGTAATCCTAAGTAAGTCCATGCAATAAACATAATTGACCATCCAATTAAGAATACTAATGAATATGGAAGCATCATTGCAATGATAGTTCCAATTCCCATAGATCCTTCTTTTTCCTCATATTTAGATGCAAATCCAACTATGATAGGGAAATATGACATTAGAGGAGAAATTATATTAGTAGTTGAATCTCCAATTCTATATGCTAATTGAGTATACTCAGGAGTTAATCCTAATTCAACGAACATAGGTATGAAAACAGGAGAAAGCATTAACCACTTAGAAGAAGCTCCACCAATAAATAGGTTAACAAATGCAGTTAAGAATATTAATCCTACAGCTGCCCAAATTCCAGATATTCCAAGATCTTTTAAAACATCAGCTAATTTAACAGCAATAACAATTCCTATATTTGATTTAGAGAAAACGTATACGAATTGAGCAGAAACAAAGATAATAACTAAAACTTGTCCACAAGAAGCCATTGCTTTAGTCATTGACTTAATAACATCTTTGTGTGACTTTACAGTTTTTGCTGCAACACCATAAGCAAGTCCAGGAATAAAGAATGCTAACATAAGAATGTAAACAATAGAATCACTAAAGAAAGGTTTTAAAATTTCCATAGTTCCAGGTTCTCTATTATTTTCAGCTATAAACTTTGTAATTTCTTCAGGAGTTAATCTGAAAATAGCATTTTCAGGAATAACCATAAGTAAAACTACAATAATAAATCCGATTGTCGCTAATCCAGCAGCTCTTAATCCTTTTTTCTCTTCAGGACTAATTTGGTCGTTTAAGTTAATATCAACTTTAGGACCATTATAGTCTCCTAATCTAGGTTCAACAACTTTATCTGTTATCCAAGCTCCAACAGCTGTTATAAAGAAAGTAGAAGCAAACATAAAGAAGAAGTTTGCAGTTGGAGTAACAGAATATCCAGGTAAAACAATTTGTGCTGCAGATGTTGTAATTCCACCAAGTAATGGGTCAGTAGTACCGATTAAAAGGTTAGCAGAGAATCCACCAGAAACTCCAGCGAAAGCAGCTGCAATACCAGCAAGTGGATGTCTTCCAAAAGATAAGAAGATTACTGCTCCAAGGGGAATTAAAACAACGTACCCAGCATCTGATGCAATATTTGACATAACTCCAGCAAAAACAACAATAGCTGAAACTAGTTGTTTAGGAGTTGAAATAACAATTTTTTTAATTATAGAGTTAAGTAATCCAGTTCCCTCAGCTAAACCAACTCCAAGCATAGCAACAACAATTGACCCCAGTGCCGCATGTCCTGTAAAGTTTTTAACTGTTGAACCGAAAATTCCTCTAATACCGCTTC encodes the following:
- a CDS encoding AbgT family transporter is translated as MSTKSATKKMSFFERFLNFVEVTGNKLPHPVAMFFGFFVITIIFSMILSYTGVSVNYKEISRTTGQVIEKTTYVQNLLTRSGIRGIFGSTVKNFTGHAALGSIVVAMLGVGLAEGTGLLNSIIKKIVISTPKQLVSAIVVFAGVMSNIASDAGYVVLIPLGAVIFLSFGRHPLAGIAAAFAGVSGGFSANLLIGTTDPLLGGITTSAAQIVLPGYSVTPTANFFFMFASTFFITAVGAWITDKVVEPRLGDYNGPKVDINLNDQISPEEKKGLRAAGLATIGFIIVVLLMVIPENAIFRLTPEEITKFIAENNREPGTMEILKPFFSDSIVYILMLAFFIPGLAYGVAAKTVKSHKDVIKSMTKAMASCGQVLVIIFVSAQFVYVFSKSNIGIVIAVKLADVLKDLGISGIWAAVGLIFLTAFVNLFIGGASSKWLMLSPVFIPMFVELGLTPEYTQLAYRIGDSTTNIISPLMSYFPIIVGFASKYEEKEGSMGIGTIIAMMLPYSLVFLIGWSIMFIAWTYLGLPIGPGVSMFM